One segment of Pseudomonas asgharzadehiana DNA contains the following:
- a CDS encoding type I secretion system permease/ATPase: MDSEIGVAQLNHDPRSQHDDPLLDGLLTLCSLHYKPASRAMLTTGLPLAGQRLSPDLLPRAAARAGLQGRLLQRKLEQIPFIALPALLLFKEGRSAVLLAWEGDTARLLLSESDGGEVQVSREALSQDYSGRVFFAQPQHKFDVTSGTLIPRARSWFKDTLKRSRWLYADAIAASLVINLIALAAPLFVMNVYDRVVPNQATATLWVLAIGICGAYLFDLLLKSMRSLCLDLAGKKTDLIISATLFERIVGMSMKMRPARVGSYASNIHEFQGMRDFLTSLTLASLIDLPFTLIILAVIALLGGHLVWIPIVAFPLALGIGHFLQKPLTATLERTMALSAERQSSLIETLAGLDAVKVNNAESERQYQWEQTIGTLSRLELRVKVLSGLAMNITLLIQQVAGVAMIIFGVYQIIDGALSMGGLVACYMLSGRALGPLAQLSGLLTRYQQAKVTMVSVDQMMELPQERNFDERPLSRKTLQGAMTFREVDFTYPNQQNLALRGINLTVRPGEKIGIIGRSGSGKSSLAKLLVGLYQPDSGSLLVDGVDIRQIDVSELRHNIGYVAQDIQLLAGTLRDNLVSGARYVDDEMVLQAAELAGVHEFARLHPQGYELQVGERGQNLSGGQRQNVALARALLLNPPILLLDEPTSAMDNTGEERLKQRLQSVIENKTVILVTHRASLLSLVDRLLVIDRGQILADGPKAAVMEALKKGQISVA; encoded by the coding sequence TTGGATTCTGAAATAGGTGTGGCGCAGCTCAACCATGACCCGCGCAGTCAGCATGACGACCCCTTGCTGGACGGGTTGTTGACGCTCTGCTCCCTGCATTACAAGCCTGCCAGCCGGGCCATGCTGACCACCGGCCTGCCCCTGGCGGGCCAGCGCCTGAGCCCCGACCTGCTGCCCCGCGCAGCAGCCCGGGCGGGTTTGCAGGGCCGTTTGCTGCAGCGCAAGCTGGAGCAGATCCCGTTCATCGCATTGCCGGCGTTGCTGCTTTTCAAGGAAGGACGCAGCGCGGTGCTGTTGGCGTGGGAGGGTGACACCGCCCGCCTGTTGCTCAGCGAAAGCGACGGTGGCGAAGTCCAGGTTAGCCGCGAAGCGCTGAGTCAAGATTACAGCGGTCGGGTTTTCTTCGCCCAACCGCAACATAAATTTGACGTCACCAGCGGCACGCTGATCCCACGGGCTCGCTCGTGGTTCAAAGACACCCTCAAACGTTCGCGCTGGCTGTACGCCGACGCCATCGCCGCCAGCCTGGTGATCAACCTGATCGCCTTGGCCGCGCCCTTGTTTGTGATGAACGTGTATGACCGCGTAGTACCGAACCAGGCCACGGCCACCTTGTGGGTGCTGGCCATCGGTATTTGCGGCGCCTACCTGTTCGATCTGTTGCTCAAGAGTATGCGCAGCCTGTGCCTGGACCTGGCAGGCAAGAAAACCGACCTGATCATTTCCGCGACGCTGTTCGAGCGCATCGTGGGCATGTCGATGAAAATGCGCCCGGCACGCGTGGGCAGCTATGCCTCGAACATCCACGAGTTTCAGGGGATGCGCGACTTCCTCACCTCCCTGACCCTCGCCAGCCTGATCGATTTGCCGTTTACCCTGATCATCCTCGCGGTCATCGCGCTGCTCGGCGGCCACTTGGTGTGGATCCCCATCGTCGCCTTCCCGCTGGCGCTGGGTATCGGCCATTTCCTGCAAAAACCGCTGACCGCGACACTTGAGCGCACCATGGCCCTGAGTGCCGAACGCCAGTCGAGCCTGATCGAAACCCTCGCCGGGCTGGATGCGGTGAAGGTCAACAACGCCGAAAGCGAACGCCAATACCAGTGGGAACAAACCATTGGCACCCTCAGCCGGCTGGAATTGCGGGTGAAGGTTCTGTCTGGCCTGGCGATGAACATCACGCTGCTGATCCAGCAAGTGGCGGGCGTGGCGATGATCATCTTCGGCGTGTACCAGATCATCGATGGCGCCCTGAGCATGGGCGGCCTGGTGGCGTGCTACATGCTCAGCGGCCGCGCACTCGGCCCGCTGGCGCAACTGTCGGGCCTGCTGACGCGCTACCAGCAAGCCAAGGTGACGATGGTGTCGGTGGACCAGATGATGGAGCTGCCGCAGGAACGCAACTTCGACGAGCGCCCCCTCAGCCGTAAAACGCTGCAAGGCGCGATGACGTTCCGCGAGGTCGACTTTACCTACCCGAACCAACAGAACCTGGCGCTGCGCGGCATCAACCTGACGGTTCGCCCTGGCGAGAAGATCGGCATCATCGGCCGCAGCGGCTCGGGCAAAAGCTCGCTGGCCAAGCTGTTGGTGGGCCTGTATCAACCCGACTCCGGCTCGTTGCTGGTGGACGGCGTAGACATCCGCCAAATCGACGTCAGCGAATTGCGGCATAACATCGGCTACGTGGCCCAGGACATCCAATTGCTGGCCGGCACCTTGCGCGACAACCTCGTGTCCGGTGCACGCTATGTGGATGATGAAATGGTGCTGCAGGCCGCGGAGCTGGCCGGCGTGCATGAATTTGCCAGGCTGCATCCGCAAGGTTACGAACTGCAAGTGGGCGAGCGCGGGCAAAACCTTTCCGGCGGCCAGCGCCAGAACGTTGCCCTGGCCCGCGCGCTGCTGCTGAACCCACCGATTCTGCTGCTGGACGAACCCACCAGCGCCATGGACAACACCGGTGAAGAACGCCTGAAGCAACGCTTGCAGTCGGTTATCGAAAACAAGACGGTGATTCTCGTCACCCACCGTGCTTCGCTGCTGAGCCTGGTCGATCGCCTGCTGGTGATCGACCGTGGCCAGATCCTCGCAGACGGTCCAAAAGCGGCCGTCATGGAAGCGCTGAAAAAGGGGCAGATCAGTGTTGCTTAA
- a CDS encoding TolC family outer membrane protein — protein sequence MRLHLLKAIPFALAASFVQAQTLPEAMQAAVENHPEIQAAINARIAADYQVREAQGGYLPKVDLLGGYGRESSDNTSTRAASNSHDWKTLNRGESSIRLQQNLFQGFGTVNEVGRQQATANSRGYALLNTSERTALTVAQVYLDVLTRREMVQLAEDNLKSHERIFDQIQLRTSRGVGRMADMDQAEARLAQAQNNLITEQTNLADANTNFLSVVGKEPDQLEKPLGIVTALPASLDEARRQMIADSPVLRSAESDIAAAEKQYEAAKSTFYPRFDAVLQRSANNNIGGEEGHDNGYSAMLNMQFNLYNGGSDKASLQSKASQASQALDIRNNALRQLNEELGLAWNAYNNASQQVPIAQQYVDRSNKVRTSYQQQFSLGERTLLDLLDSENELFTAQQRLAQIKSLHIYTQYRIKADMGQLLRSQGVVAPLASVVQNEVKTKVNLPGMN from the coding sequence ATGCGTTTGCACCTTCTTAAAGCCATACCGTTTGCTCTAGCCGCCAGTTTTGTCCAGGCCCAAACCCTTCCCGAAGCGATGCAAGCCGCCGTGGAGAACCACCCGGAAATCCAGGCGGCCATCAATGCGCGCATTGCCGCCGACTATCAGGTCAGGGAAGCCCAAGGCGGCTACCTGCCTAAGGTCGACTTGCTGGGCGGTTATGGCCGTGAAAGCTCGGACAACACCTCCACACGTGCCGCCAGCAACAGCCACGACTGGAAAACACTGAACCGTGGCGAGTCGTCGATCCGTCTTCAGCAAAATCTGTTCCAAGGCTTTGGCACCGTCAATGAAGTCGGTCGCCAACAAGCCACCGCCAACTCCCGTGGGTATGCGCTGCTCAATACGTCCGAGCGCACCGCACTGACGGTTGCCCAGGTTTATCTGGATGTCTTGACCCGTCGCGAGATGGTGCAACTGGCAGAAGACAACCTGAAAAGCCACGAACGTATTTTTGACCAGATCCAACTGCGCACCAGCCGTGGCGTCGGAAGAATGGCGGACATGGACCAGGCCGAAGCCCGACTGGCCCAGGCCCAAAACAACCTGATCACCGAGCAGACCAACCTGGCGGATGCCAATACCAACTTTTTGAGCGTGGTTGGCAAAGAGCCCGACCAGCTGGAAAAACCACTGGGCATTGTGACCGCGCTACCGGCCAGCCTGGATGAAGCCCGCCGCCAGATGATTGCGGACAGCCCGGTATTGCGCTCTGCCGAGTCGGATATCGCCGCTGCCGAGAAGCAGTACGAAGCCGCCAAGTCGACTTTCTACCCGCGCTTTGATGCAGTGCTGCAGCGTTCAGCCAACAACAACATCGGCGGCGAAGAGGGCCATGACAATGGTTACTCCGCGATGCTGAACATGCAGTTCAACCTGTATAACGGCGGCAGCGACAAAGCCAGCCTGCAGTCCAAGGCGTCCCAGGCCAGCCAGGCGCTGGATATTCGCAACAACGCCCTGCGTCAGTTGAATGAAGAACTCGGTTTGGCGTGGAACGCCTACAATAACGCCAGCCAGCAGGTGCCGATCGCACAGCAATACGTAGACCGCAGCAACAAAGTGCGCACCTCGTACCAGCAGCAGTTCAGCCTGGGCGAGCGCACGCTGCTCGACTTGCTCGACAGCGAGAACGAGCTGTTCACCGCTCAGCAGCGCCTGGCACAGATCAAAAGCCTGCACATCTATACGCAGTACCGCATCAAGGCCGATATGGGCCAATTGCTGAGAAGTCAGGGCGTCGTTGCGCCGCTGGCATCAGTTGTGCAGAACGAAGTCAAAACGAAGGTAAACCTGCCAGGGATGAACTGA